A genomic stretch from Gymnogyps californianus isolate 813 chromosome 26, ASM1813914v2, whole genome shotgun sequence includes:
- the LOC127025991 gene encoding LOW QUALITY PROTEIN: ribosomal protein S6 kinase alpha-3-like (The sequence of the model RefSeq protein was modified relative to this genomic sequence to represent the inferred CDS: inserted 1 base in 1 codon; deleted 1 base in 1 codon), translating into MFTEDDVKFYLAELALALDHVHSGGIIYRDLKPENILLDEEGHIXLADFGLSEVSIDREKKAFSFCATVEYMAPEVIKSGGLTRSADWWSFGVVMFEMLTGTLPFQGKDRKETMTLILEARLGMPQFLSPEAESLLRVLFKRNPANRLGAGLDGVEEIKRHAFFSKIDWNKLYRREIDPPFKPATGRPEDMFYFDPEFTAKTPEDLPGLPPSANAHQLVRGFSSVAIASNDESQAVQTVGVHSVVQQLHRNSIQFTDRYEVKEDIRVGSYSVYKRCIHKALNMEYAVKIIDKSKRDPTEEIEILLRYGHHPNIITLKDVHDDGKYAYIVTELTKGGQLLDKIHRQIFFSEREASAVLFTITRTVEYLHAQGVVHGELKPSNILYVDESGNPESIRLCEFGLAKQLRVENGLLRSPCYTASFAAPEVLQRQGYDAAWDIWSLGVLLYTMLAGYPPFVTGPDDTPEEILARIGSGKLSLSGGYWNTVSDTAKDLLSKMLHVNPHQRLTAAQVLSHPWIVYCDQLPQYQLNRQDAPHVVKGARAAAYSALTRNQSPVLEPVGHSPLAQSIIFHKEWVF; encoded by the exons ATGTTCACAGAAGACGATGTTAAATTTTACCTGGCAGAATTAGCACTTGCTTTAGACCATGTACATAGTGGTGGAATAATATACCGggacctaaaaccagaaaacatccttcttgaTGAGGAAGGACATA AATTAGCAGATTTTGGCTTAAGTGAGGTGTCAATTGATCgtgaaaaaaaagccttctctttctgtgcaacagTGGAATATATGGCGCCAGAAGTCATTAAGAGCGGAGGCCTTACACGGAGCGCAGACTGGTGGTCTTTTGGTGTTGTAATGTTTGAAATGCTCACTGGTACTCTGCCTTTccaagggaaagacagaaaagaaaccatgacaCTGATTCTCGAGGCCAGACTTGGAATGCCCCAGTTCTTGAGCCCGGAAGCAGAGAGTCTTCTGCGAgtgctcttcaaaagaaacccagcaaacaGATTAGGAGCAGGCCTAGATGgagttgaagaaattaagaggcatgcattcttttccaaaatagattGGAATAAATTGTACAGGAGAGAAATTGATCCCCCTTTTAAACCTGCAACTGGCAGACCTGaagatatgttttattttgacccTGAGTTTACAGCAAAAACTCCAGAAGATTTGCCTGGTCTCCCACCTAGTGCTAATGCGCATCAACTTGTTCGGGGATTTAGTTCTGTAGCTATTGCATCAAATGACGAAAGCCAGGCAGTGCAGACAGTTGGAGTGCATTCCGTTGTCCAGCAGttgcacaggaacagcattcaGTTTACTGATAGATACGAAGTGAAGGAAGATATCAGAGTTGGGTCTTACTCTGTCTATAAGAGATGTATTCATAAAGCTTTAAACATGGAATATGCTGTAAAGATTATAGACAAGAGTAAAAGAGATCCAACAGAGGAGATTGAAATCCTACTGCGCTATGGCCACCATCCAAATATTATTACTCTAAAAGATGTGCATGATGATGGAAAATACGCATACATAGTAACAGAACTTACGAAAGGAGGGCAACTGCTGGATAAAATTCatagacaaatttttttctcgGAACGAGAAGCTAGTGCCGTTCTGTTCACAATAACAAGAACGGTTGAGTACCTCCATGCGCAAGGGGTTGTTCATGGAGAGCTGAAGCCTAGCAATATTCTTTATGTTGATGAATCTGGTAATCCAGAATCCATTCGACTTTGTGAATTTGGCCTTGCAAAACAACTACGAGTAGAAAATGGTCTTCTGAGGAGTCCATGTTACACAGCAAGTTTTGCTGCACCAGAGGTTTTACAGAGGCAAGGTTACGATGCTGCATGGGACATATGGAGCCTTGGTGTTCTACTTTATACCATGCTTGCTGGCTACCCTCCTTTTGTAACTGGTCCTGATGATACCCCAGAGGAGATTTTGGCCCGAATAGGTAGCGGGAAGTTGTCTCTCAGCGGTGGTTATTGGAATACCGTTTCAGATACAGCTAAGgaccttctttcaaaaatgcttcatgttaaCCCACATCAAAGACTGACTGCAGCCCAAGTCCTCAGTCACCCCTGGATAGTTTACTGTGACCAGTTGCCTCAATACCAGCTAAACAGGCAGGATGCTCCCCATGTAGTGAagggtgcaagagcagcagcttactCTGCTTTGACTCGTAATCAGTCACCAGTTTTG GAGCCAGTCGGCCATTCTCCTCTTGCtcagagcattatttttcataaggaatgggttttttaa